Proteins encoded within one genomic window of Chlorobaculum sp. MV4-Y:
- a CDS encoding tetratricopeptide repeat protein, whose product MTQSSNPYRHVVALFRPFLILLCLAGLSACNTKEARIKELQQTVWQNPEDARGYLNLGKEYARQQRFDDAIQAYRRAIKLEPGLDEAYSALGAAYFDKKEFNAALPWMRKRVEIAPDDSLRQFDLGNVYFQLNRYDDAIASYQKAIDNSYSFQEAWYSMAVCYIKIGKIDEARKIHKWLQNKNNYLAVSLERHLQNDVPDKAGK is encoded by the coding sequence ATGACACAAAGCTCGAACCCATACCGCCACGTCGTGGCTCTCTTCCGCCCGTTCCTCATTCTGCTTTGTCTTGCCGGACTTTCCGCCTGCAACACCAAGGAGGCCCGCATCAAGGAGTTGCAACAGACGGTCTGGCAGAACCCGGAAGATGCAAGAGGCTACCTGAACCTCGGCAAGGAGTACGCTCGCCAGCAGCGTTTCGACGACGCCATCCAGGCTTACCGCAGAGCCATCAAGCTTGAACCCGGTCTCGACGAGGCCTACTCGGCACTCGGCGCAGCCTATTTCGACAAGAAAGAGTTTAATGCGGCGCTCCCCTGGATGCGGAAGCGGGTCGAGATCGCGCCGGACGACTCTCTCCGCCAGTTCGATCTCGGCAACGTCTATTTCCAGCTCAATCGTTACGACGACGCGATAGCCTCTTACCAGAAAGCGATAGACAACAGCTACTCTTTCCAGGAGGCCTGGTACTCGATGGCGGTCTGCTACATCAAGATTGGAAAAATCGATGAAGCCCGAAAAATCCATAAATGGCTTCAGAATAAAAACAATTATCTTGCCGTCTCCCTTGAACGGCACCTGCAGAACGATGTGCCTGACAAGGCCGGAAAATGA
- a CDS encoding isochorismate synthase: MMQKALQLLEESVKTAMQQPSAGNGRPVLERFSAPLDEVDATRWLSAQRLFPKLFWMNREKSEWIAGIGEADRIEISETGPNDRSFLVLEETMKQKNPHARYLGGFCFNNLQKQNRLWNAFSPGLFILPLVSIEYRDGQTLMTCSLWLKPGDDRQKALENLLITLSKVSAGESPKAAAIPEMTQISYCPDKPHWVESCQTILRNFDEGKLDKVILARQTELSFAGKVPAIRFLLDYPFSDNSTYRFYFEPVEGHAFVSFTPERLYRRDGDMLETEALAGTITKEALKADDSTASELLLNSEKDIREHRFVKDTIYRELQPVCSDIDMQEKVGVLQLNRLAHLLARCKARLLPEFSNDSTVLRQLHPTPAVGGVPREKAMSLILSIEPFCRGWYAAPVGWLSRDAAEFAVGIRSALVNDDHVYLYSGAGLVKGSDPESEWEEVDQKIGDILAITQQTT; encoded by the coding sequence ATGATGCAAAAGGCACTTCAACTCCTCGAAGAATCGGTCAAGACTGCGATGCAGCAACCGTCTGCCGGGAACGGACGGCCGGTGCTTGAGCGTTTCAGCGCGCCGCTCGACGAGGTTGACGCCACGCGCTGGCTCTCGGCGCAGAGGCTTTTCCCGAAGCTATTCTGGATGAACCGCGAAAAAAGCGAGTGGATTGCCGGCATCGGCGAGGCGGATCGAATCGAAATTTCCGAAACTGGCCCCAACGACCGGAGCTTTCTCGTGCTCGAAGAGACGATGAAGCAGAAAAACCCGCACGCAAGGTACCTCGGCGGGTTCTGCTTCAACAATCTTCAGAAGCAGAACAGACTCTGGAACGCTTTCAGCCCCGGCCTTTTCATATTGCCGCTTGTCAGCATCGAATACCGCGACGGCCAGACACTGATGACCTGCTCGCTATGGCTGAAGCCCGGCGACGACCGGCAGAAAGCACTCGAAAATCTCTTGATTACCCTGTCAAAAGTATCAGCCGGAGAGTCGCCGAAGGCTGCCGCGATTCCCGAAATGACGCAGATCTCCTACTGCCCCGACAAACCGCATTGGGTCGAGAGCTGCCAAACCATTCTGAGAAATTTCGATGAGGGAAAACTCGACAAGGTGATCCTCGCCCGGCAGACTGAACTCTCTTTTGCAGGCAAGGTGCCAGCCATCCGCTTTTTGCTCGACTACCCGTTCTCCGACAACTCGACCTATCGCTTCTACTTCGAGCCGGTCGAGGGACACGCCTTCGTCAGCTTCACGCCCGAACGCCTCTACCGCCGCGACGGCGACATGCTCGAAACCGAGGCGCTCGCGGGCACCATTACCAAGGAGGCACTCAAGGCGGACGACAGCACCGCTTCCGAGTTGCTGCTCAATTCCGAAAAGGACATCCGTGAACACCGCTTCGTGAAGGACACGATTTACCGCGAGTTGCAGCCGGTATGCAGCGACATCGACATGCAGGAGAAGGTCGGCGTGCTCCAGCTCAACCGCCTCGCCCATCTCCTGGCCAGATGCAAGGCCAGACTTCTTCCGGAGTTCAGCAACGACAGCACCGTGCTGCGTCAGCTTCATCCGACTCCGGCGGTCGGCGGCGTGCCGAGGGAAAAGGCGATGTCGCTGATTCTGTCGATCGAACCGTTCTGCCGTGGCTGGTACGCCGCGCCGGTGGGCTGGCTCAGCCGCGACGCCGCGGAGTTCGCGGTCGGCATCCGCTCGGCGCTCGTCAATGACGACCACGTCTATCTCTACTCGGGCGCGGGTCTGGTCAAGGGTTCCGACCCCGAATCGGAGTGGGAGGAGGTCGATCAGAAGATCGGGGACATTCTGGCCATAACGCAGCAGACCACATGA
- the menD gene encoding 2-succinyl-5-enolpyruvyl-6-hydroxy-3-cyclohexene-1-carboxylic-acid synthase gives MNHKQITTLWCAVIVEELIRQEAGFFCISPGSRSTPLTLAVASNPKAKFRMFPDERSAGFYALGYARATGMPAVLVCTSGTAVANYFPAVVEASADAMPMLVLSADRPFELLECGANQTIRQQNIFGSYTRWSFELPEPGVATPLASVLSTVDHAFRKSLGLPAGPVHLNLPFREPLEPETPDPGHPWAAPLEAWQASSEPWSRFARSLREPSAGSIAALRELLAQAERPLFVAGSMADPVDGDAVAALAKSLGVPLFADLTSGIRLSSDCTPWQLAFQNEAFVERFQPDVVIHFGGHVIGKQPALAIRKYPPVHYVVIREHPGRFGPDHNVTLTIEASPAAIASALKGCREPVPGIDCGDTFSAASGVINEMVCAPELAVSEISAPRIVSSLTGGDHALFVANSMPARDMDLYAAPVAGKPLRVALNRGVSGIDGIISTAAGFSAGLRKPATLLIGDISFLHDLNALSLLTHPWNPLVVIVLNNHGGGIFSFLPIASQTDRLDECFATPQSFSVELAARTFGIDYACPETNGDFTRLYTGALKESRSLIIEIKSDRQKNLQLHRALKAQLDTIFGTTDCFGNR, from the coding sequence ATGAATCATAAGCAGATTACGACCCTCTGGTGCGCAGTCATCGTCGAAGAACTGATCCGGCAGGAGGCCGGATTTTTCTGTATCTCCCCCGGCTCCCGCTCAACGCCGCTGACTCTGGCCGTCGCCTCGAATCCGAAGGCGAAGTTCCGCATGTTCCCCGACGAACGCTCGGCGGGATTCTACGCGCTCGGCTACGCAAGGGCAACCGGAATGCCTGCCGTGCTCGTCTGCACCTCCGGCACCGCCGTGGCCAACTACTTCCCCGCCGTCGTCGAAGCATCGGCAGATGCAATGCCGATGCTCGTGCTTTCAGCTGACCGCCCTTTCGAGCTGCTCGAATGCGGCGCGAACCAGACCATCCGCCAGCAAAATATTTTCGGCAGCTACACTCGCTGGAGCTTCGAACTGCCCGAACCTGGAGTTGCGACACCGCTTGCCTCGGTGCTTTCGACGGTGGATCACGCCTTCAGAAAAAGCCTTGGCCTCCCCGCAGGCCCGGTGCATCTGAACCTGCCGTTCCGCGAACCGCTCGAACCCGAAACGCCCGATCCCGGCCATCCGTGGGCCGCGCCGCTCGAAGCGTGGCAGGCTTCCAGCGAACCGTGGAGCCGCTTCGCGCGTTCGTTGCGCGAGCCGAGCGCCGGAAGCATCGCGGCGCTGCGCGAACTGCTCGCCCAGGCTGAAAGACCACTTTTCGTCGCCGGAAGCATGGCGGACCCGGTGGACGGCGATGCAGTTGCAGCGCTCGCCAAATCGCTCGGTGTGCCGCTCTTTGCGGATCTCACCTCCGGCATCCGGCTTTCATCGGACTGCACGCCATGGCAGCTCGCCTTCCAGAATGAAGCCTTCGTCGAGCGCTTTCAGCCCGATGTAGTGATCCATTTCGGCGGCCATGTCATCGGCAAGCAACCTGCGCTGGCTATCCGGAAATATCCGCCGGTGCACTACGTCGTCATCCGCGAGCATCCCGGACGCTTCGGCCCTGACCACAACGTCACGCTGACCATCGAGGCTTCGCCCGCCGCCATCGCATCAGCACTCAAAGGGTGCCGGGAGCCGGTGCCGGGCATCGATTGTGGCGACACTTTTTCGGCAGCCTCCGGTGTCATCAACGAAATGGTTTGCGCTCCGGAGCTTGCAGTCAGCGAAATCTCCGCGCCGAGAATCGTCTCGTCGCTCACCGGCGGCGATCACGCGCTCTTCGTCGCAAACAGTATGCCCGCGCGGGACATGGATCTGTACGCCGCGCCGGTGGCTGGCAAGCCGCTCCGGGTGGCGCTCAATCGCGGCGTCAGCGGTATCGACGGCATCATCTCGACCGCCGCAGGATTCTCGGCGGGCCTCCGAAAACCGGCGACGCTGCTCATCGGCGACATCTCCTTCCTGCACGACCTGAACGCGCTCTCGCTCCTCACCCATCCGTGGAACCCGCTCGTCGTCATCGTGCTGAACAACCACGGCGGCGGCATCTTCTCCTTCCTGCCCATCGCCTCGCAGACTGACCGGCTCGACGAGTGTTTCGCCACGCCACAGAGCTTCAGCGTCGAACTGGCCGCTCGCACCTTCGGCATCGACTACGCCTGCCCGGAGACGAATGGCGATTTCACGAGGCTCTACACCGGCGCACTCAAGGAAAGCCGAAGCCTCATCATCGAAATCAAAAGCGACCGGCAGAAGAACCTCCAACTGCACCGCGCACTCAAGGCGCAACTCGATACGATTTTCGGAACAACCGACTGCTTCGGCAATCGATAA